In Burkholderia gladioli, a genomic segment contains:
- a CDS encoding LysR family transcriptional regulator, translating into MESILSPHLALFVDVVELQSFSAAARRHDMAASSVARRIDQLEAQLGLRVLHRSTHAMRPTEAGQLLYERARSLLAGMRGLQAELHKQRDEPGGLLRIDCPAPFGRLHLMPALAAFMRRHPAIVVELVLTDSMVDLPGERLGAEVDLALRIGPVAATRFVATVLAPQRRVLCASPAYVAARGAPRSLEELARHDCLAWHGSPPPGAWRFGEHRHAPDAPRFRSNHSEALLAAAVEGLGIAHLPTWLAGVALANGVLVALEVGGAAPVLEDATIHLLRQQSGGSARTQVLLEFLRDWFADPPWQRVAAGV; encoded by the coding sequence ATGGAATCGATCCTCTCCCCGCACCTGGCGCTGTTCGTCGACGTCGTCGAACTGCAGAGCTTCTCCGCTGCCGCGCGGCGCCACGACATGGCCGCCTCCTCGGTGGCGCGCCGCATCGACCAGCTCGAAGCCCAGCTCGGCTTGCGCGTGCTGCATCGGAGCACCCACGCGATGCGGCCGACCGAGGCCGGCCAGTTGCTCTACGAGCGCGCCAGGTCGCTGCTGGCCGGCATGCGCGGCCTGCAGGCCGAGCTGCACAAGCAGCGCGACGAGCCGGGCGGCCTGCTGCGCATCGATTGCCCGGCGCCGTTCGGCCGGCTGCACCTGATGCCGGCGCTGGCCGCTTTCATGCGGCGCCACCCGGCGATCGTGGTCGAGCTGGTGCTGACCGACAGCATGGTCGACCTGCCCGGCGAGCGGCTCGGCGCCGAGGTGGACCTGGCGCTGCGGATCGGGCCGGTGGCGGCGACCCGTTTCGTGGCCACTGTGCTCGCGCCGCAGCGCCGGGTGCTGTGCGCGAGCCCGGCCTATGTGGCCGCGCGCGGCGCGCCGCGCTCGCTCGAGGAACTGGCGCGCCACGACTGCCTGGCCTGGCACGGTTCGCCGCCGCCGGGCGCCTGGCGCTTCGGCGAGCACCGTCACGCACCCGACGCGCCGCGCTTTCGCAGCAATCATTCGGAAGCCCTGCTGGCGGCGGCGGTCGAGGGGCTCGGCATCGCCCATCTGCCGACCTGGCTGGCCGGCGTGGCGCTCGCCAACGGCGTGCTGGTGGCCCTCGAGGTCGGCGGCGCGGCGCCCGTGCTGGAGGACGCGACCATCCATCTGCTGCGCCAGCAATCGGGCGGCAGCGCGCGCACCCAGGTGCTGCTCGAATTCCTGCGCGACTGGTTCGCCGATCCGCCCTGGCAGCGC